The nucleotide sequence GGCGGACGAGCCGTCGGACAGCTCGACGCGGCCCAGGTACATCGGGGCGGGGAGCGCGGCCAGGAAGTCCCCCAGCTGCGCGGTGCCCACGAGCCACAGCTGGCCGCCGACCGCCACGCCGTCGGCCGGTCCGACCCGGGCCAGCCCGGGCTTGGCGGGCACGGTGCGCAGCCGGGCCAGCCGGTAGGCCGGCGCGGTGGTCGCGGGGCCTAGCCACCGCGCACCGCGGTCGTCCAGTTCGTGCTCCAGGGGCTGCCCGCGCAGGTGGGCGCCGACGACGAAGAGCCGGGTCGTCGCCGCACCGGCCCGCAGCGGCCACGGCAGCCCCGGACCCGGCGGCACCTCGGCGGCGCCCGGCCGGGCGACCGCGGGCGGGTCCAACTGCACCAGCCGGGCGAGGTCGAGGGCGAGGGCGTCGCCGCCGGCCCGGGCGATGACCGACACCCCGAAGCAGGAACCGCCGCCGTCGTCGTCCCGCACCGTGCCCGAGGGCACGGCCACGGCGCACAGGTCCATCAGGTTGCAGAAGTTCGTGTAGGTGCCGAGCCGGCTGTTCACCCCGACCGGGTCCGCGGCGACCTCCGCGAGCGTCGGGTGCTCCGTGGTCGTGGGCACCAGCAGGGCGTCGAACCCCTCGAGCCGCGCCAGCGCGGCGGCGGTGAGCTCGGCCAGCCGCTCGCGGTCGTGCAGCAGGCGGGTCGCCCCCACCGAGCCGGCCGCGCCGATGATCGCCCCGACCGTCGGGTCGACCTCGTCGGCGTGCGCGTCGACGAAGGCACCGACCGCGGCGTGCCGCTCGGCGACCAGCCCGCCGTCGTAGAGCAGCCGGGCGGCCGCCAGGAACGGCGCGAGGCCGATCGCCTCGATCTCCGCCCCCGTGGCGGCCAGCCGCTCGACCGCGGCCCCGAACGCCGCCTGCCAGGACGGCGACAGGCCCGGCAGCTCCCGGGGCACGGCGACGCGGGCGCGCGGCCGTGCGGCCAGCTGGGTGGCGGGCGGCCAGGGGCGGGCACCCCCGGCCATCTGCGCCATCGCGGCATCGGCCGTGTCCACGTCGCGGGCGAACACGGTCACGCAGTCGTAGGAACGGCAGGCGGGCACCACACCGGCGGTGGGCACGACGCCGACGGTGGGCTTGATCCCCACCAATCCCTGCAGCGCGGCCGGGACGCGGCCGGAGCCGGCCGTGTCGGTGCCCACGGCCACGTCCACCAGGCCCAGGGCGACGGCCACCGCCGACCCGGAGCTCGACCCGCCGGAGATCCGGTCCGGCCGCCGGGCGTCGCGGACCGCACCGTAGGGGCTGCGGGTGCCGACCAGGCCGGTGGCGAACTGGTCGAGGTTCGTCGTCCCGAGGACGACGGCGCCGGCGGCGCGCAGCCGGCTCACCACGGGGGCGTCCTCGGCCGCCGGCCCGGCAGCGTAGGAGGGGCAGCCGGCCGTGGTGGGCAGCCCGGCGACGTCGACATTGTTCTTGACCGCGGCGGCGAGCCCGGCCAGCGGCAACCGCTCCCCTGCTGCCACCCGCGCGTCGACCGCCGCGGCCTCGGCGACGACGTCGGCCTCCGGGCGCAGGTGGATCCAGACCTCCGGCCGGCCGACGTCCGCGATGGCGCGGTAGGCCGCCCGGACCCGCTCGACCGCGGTCACGACGCGGCTCCGGCCACGGCCGGCTCGGGGGCCTCGGCCGCCACGACCACCAGCGGGGTGCCGGCGGTGACCTGCGTGCCGGTGCCCACCAGGACGTGGGTCACCACGCCCTCGGCCGGTGCGGTCACGACCGACTCCATCTTCATCGCCTCCAGGGCCAGCAGTGGTTGTCCGGCGGACACCCGGTCGCCCACCGCGACGTCGATCCGCCACACGTTGGCCACGAAGGGCGCATCCACCCGCTCGGCCCCGTCGGGCAGCACCAGCTCGGCGGCCGGCGCGGCGACGGCCGCGGACTCCGCGCGACGGGCCCGGTCGAACTCCCCCGCCTCGGTCCAGGCGGTGCGCTCGGCGTCGAAGGCGGCGGCCTGCCGGGCACGGAAGGCCTCGATGGAGCCGGCGTTGTCGGCGAGGAACCGCTCGTGCTCGGCGAGCGAGAAGGAGCCCTCGGTGATCTCCACCGAGCCGCGGCCGGCGGCGAGGTCGGCGCGCAGGTCCAGCAGCTCCTCCGGGGAGACCGGGTACCAGGAGATCCGGTCGAAGAAGCGCAGCAGCCAGGGGCTGCCCGGCTCGAACGGCGCCGTCCGCCGGTACCGGCTCCAGACCTGGCTGGTGCGGCCGACGAACTGGTAGCCGCCGGGGCCCTCCATGCCGTAGATGCACAGGTAGGCGCCGCCGATGCCGACGGAGTTCTCCGCGGTCCAGGTGCGGGCGGGGTTGTACTTGGTGGTCACGAGGCGGTGGCGCGGATCGAGCGGAGTCGCCACCGGGGCGCCCAGGTAGACGTCGCCCAGGCCGAGGGTGAGGTACTCGGCCGCGAAAACGGTGTCCATCACGTCCTCGGCCCGCTCGAGGCCGTTGATCCGCCGGATGAAGTCGATGTTCGACGGGCACCACGGCGCGTCGTCGCGGACGCCGGACATGTACCGGGAGATCGCCTCCCGCGTCGCCGGGTCGTCCCAGCTCAGCGGCAGCCGCACCGACCGGCTCGGCACCACCAGCTCCGAGGTGGCCGGCAACTCCCGCTCGATCTCGGCCAGCAACCCGAGCAGCCGCGGCACCGGCAGGACGTCGGGGTCGACGTGCACCTGCAGCGAGCGGATGCCGGGCGTGAGGTCGACGACGCCGGGGAGCCGGAGCTCGGCGAGCCGGGTGTGCAGCGCGTGCACCCGGGCCCGGAGCGCGAGGTCCAGGACGATCTCCCCGTACTCGACGAGCACGTTGTCGTCCCCGCTGCGCCGGTAGGTCACCGACGGGGCGCCGTCCAGGGCCGGGTGCCGGGCCAGCACGCCGTCGTCGCCGTCGCCGCCGGAGCCGTGCACGGCCGGCGAGGCGGCCCGCCGGGCCGCCGACAGGTCTGCCCGGGAGGGGGCCTCGGCGGCCCGGACGGGGACGAACCGCACGGTGTCGCCCGGGCGCAGCTGCCCGAGCTTCCACCGGTCGGCCGCCACGACGGTCACCGGGCAGACGAACCCGCCCAGGCTGGGGCCGTCGGGCCCGAGCAGGATCGGGGTGTCGCCGGTGAAGTCCAGGGCGCCGACGGAGTAGGCGTTGTCGTGGATGTTCGACGGGTGCAGCCCCGCCTCGCCGCCGTCGGGTCGGGCCCACGTCGGCTGCGGTCCCTCCAGGCGCACACCGGTGCGGGCGGAGTTGAAGTGCACGGTGTAGGCGCTGGCGTAGAGCGTGTCGACGTCCTCCCGGGTGAAGAACTCCGGCGCCGCGTGCGGCCCCTCGGTCACCGCCAGCTGCCAGTCGTGCGGGATGGCCGGCCGCACCTCGGCCGGGACGGCCGCGGGCACCTGTGCGGGGGCCACCCCGGCCACGGTGCGCAGCACGTCCCCGGGACGCAGCGCCCTCCCGCCGTGCCCGCCGAACTGGCCCAGGGTGAAGGTGGCGGCGCTGCCGAGGTAGGCCGGCACGTCGAGGCCGCCGGCGAGGAGCACGTAGGCGCGCAGGCCGGTCCCCTCGGCGGTGCCGACGTCGAGCAGCCCGCCCGCGGGCACGTGCACCGGCTCCCACATCGGGACGGGCTCGCCGTCGACGGTGACGGGGCACTGCGCGCCGGTCACGCACACCGTGGTCGGGTGCGTGAAGCGCAGCGCCGGTCCGCCGGAGGTGCACTCCAGGCCCGGCGCGCCCTCGGGGTTGCCCAGCGCCCGGTTGCCGAGCCGGAACGACAGGTCGTCCATCGGCCCGCTCGGCGGTACGCCGACCTGCCACAGGCCGATCCGGCCGGGTGCGTCCTGGACCGTGGTCAGCAGGCCCGGGCGCTCGACGGTGATCCGCGGTCGCGGATCACCGACGCCGGCCAGGGTGGCGGTGCTGTGCGTGCCGGCGCGGACGTCGCCGTGACCGGGGACGGCGGCCAGCAGGCCGAGGTTGACCTCGATGCCGTGCATCGACGTCCGCTCCAGCGCGGTGGCCAACCGGTCCAGCGCCTCGTCGCGGTCGGCCCCCGAGGTGATGACCTTCGCCAGCAGCGGGTCGTAGGCCGGGGAGATCTCGGTGCCGCTCTCCACCCAGGTGTCGACGCGGACGCCGTCCCCGTCCGGGAAGGTGACGGCGGTGAGCACGCCGGCGCTGGGCTGGAAGTCGCGGGCCGGGTCCTCGGCGTACACCCGGGCCTCGACCGCGTGCCCGCGGACGGGCACCGCGCCGGTGCCCCGCCCGGCGGTCAGGTGGCCGTCGAGCACGCCGGTGTCCCCCTGTGCCAGCCGCAGCATCCAGGCGACGAGGTCGACGCCGGTCACCGCCTCGGTCACCGGGTGCTCGACCTGGAGGCGGGCGTTGACCTCCAGGAAGGAGGCCTCCTGGCGGCGGGCGTCGTAGACGAACTCCACGGTGCCCGCGGATCGGTAGTCCACCGACGCGGCCAGGGCGCGGGACGCCTCCTGCAGCCGCTCCCGGAGCTCGTCGGGCAGCCCGGGCGCGGGCGCCTCCTCCAGCACCTTCTGGTTGCGGCGCTGCAACGAGCAGTCGCGGTCCCCCAGCGACACGACGCGGCCGGTGCCGTCCCCGAAGACCTGGACCTCGACGTGGCGGGCGTTCTCGACGTAGCGCTCGGCGAACACACCGGTCGTGCCGAAGCTGCGCTCGGCCTGCCGGCTCACGCGGTCGTAGGCGGCCAGCAGCTCCCCGGCGTCGCGGCAGACCTGCATGCCGATGCCCCCGCCGCCGCCGGTGGCCTTGAGCATCAGCGGATAGCCGACCTCGTCGGCCGCGGCGAGCGCCGCCGGCGCGTCGGTGAGCAGGCCGGTGCCCGGGAAGATCGGCACGCCCGCGGCCTGGGCGGCGGCGCGCGCCGTGTGCTTGGTGCCGAAGATCCGCAGCTGCTCGGGGGTGGGCCCGACGAACACCAGGCCGGCGGCCTCGACCGCAGCGGCGAACCCGGCGTCCTCGGACAGGAAGCCGTAGCCGGGGTGCACCGCACCGGCGCCGGTGCGCACGGCGGCGTCGAGGACGGCCTCGGCCCGGAGATAGCTCTCCTGTGGTGCGGCCGGGCCGATGCGGACGGCGTCGTCGGCCAGGTGCACGTGCGGGGCACCGCGGTCGGCGTCGGAGAAGACGGCGACCGTGCGCAGTCCGAGCGCGCGGCCCGAGCGGATGATCCGCACGGCGATCTCGCCGCGGTTGGCGACGAGCAGGGTGTCGATGCTCATGCCGCGTCCCTCCCGGCGGGCCGGGTGACGACCATCCGGACGGGGGTCGGGTCGAAGGCGTTGCAGGGGTTGTTGATCTGCGGGCAGTTCGAGACCAGCACGAGGGTGTCGACGTCGGCCCGCAGGGCCACCCGCTTCCCCGGCCCGGAGAGGCCGTCGACGATGCCGAGGGCGCCGTCGGCATCGACCGGGACGTTCATGAACCAGTTGATGTTCGACGCGAGGTCACGGGCGGTCAGTCCGTGCCGGGCGCCCTCGAGGAGGAAGTTCTCCATGCACCCGTGCTGGGCGCGGGTGTGCTGGCCGTAGCGCAGGGTGTTCGACTCCTTCGAGCAGGCTCCGCCGAGGGTGTCGTGGACGCCGACCTCGTCGGCCACCACCGTCATCAGCGCCTGGCCGGTGTCGGCCCGCAGGACCGAGCCGGTGGTGAGGAAGATGCGGCCCTGCCGGCGGATGGTCTCCGGCGCGGAGTAGCGGACGGCGGTGTCGCCGGCGGCGTAGAGCAGGCAGTCGACGGCCTGGTTGCCGGCGAGGTCGACGATGGTCAGCACGTCCCCGGCGGCCACCACGGCCGACCAGGACGCGCGGGCCGGCACGTGCTCGTCGAGCAGCACGGCGCCCGGCACGAGGGCGGCCGCCGCGGCGTCCGGGGCGTCGGTCCGGTCGAGCTCTCGGATGGTCACAGCACTCCCCTGGCCCGGAGGTCGGCGTCGGTGTTGGCGATGGCCTGCAGGTGCTCGGGGCCCAGCGGCCCCACGAGCTCCCCGGCCGCGAGGCGGTCGAGTTCGGGGGCGGCACCCCAGGCGCGGACCTCCAGCGGGGAGCAGGTGAACTCCGGCCGCGGGTCGAGCGGGTGGGCGGTGTTGGCCAGCAGCACGATCGTGTCGGCGTGCAGCAGCAGGTCGACGGATGCGCCGGCCCCCGCGGAGCCGAGCCAGCCGAACCCGCCGTCGGCACCGACGCGCACGCCCTGGAAGAAGGAGATCGACGGCGGCAGGTCGCGTACCCCGATCCCGTGCTTGAGCGCGGCGAGGGTGAACAGCTCGCGCCCGGCCGGGCTGGCCGACTCCGGCTCCGCTGCGCCGTAGCGCGCCTGGTTCCCCGCGCGCGTCGACGTGCCGGTCAGCGCGTCGTGCATCCGGGACGAGTCGGCGACGACGGTCGCCAGCACCCGGCCGAAGCCGCTCAGCAGCGGGTGGCCGGTGGTCGGGTACGCCTGCCACGGGACCTTGACGGTGTCCGCGACGTTGAGCCGCTCGTGCGGCGAGTCCGCACGGTGCAGCAGCAGGTGGGCGCACGCGTCGCCGTCCCGGTCGGTCAGCCGCAGCCGGGTGCCGCGGGCGAGGACGGCGGTGGTGTAGCCGCCCGGCGCCACGGTCTCCGCCCAGGTCACGGCGGCGGCCCGGATGTCGTCGGGCTGCACGCCGGGCAGCTCCGGTGCGGTGGACGGCGGGACGTACCGCATGTGGGCGGCGACCTGGCCGTGCTGGGCGCGGGCGTGCGCCCGGGCGCCGGCCGTGGTGGCCGTGCCGGAGTCCTCCGGCACGCGTGCGGCGGTCGCGCGGATGGTGCTGGTCACGGGCGCTCCGTCCTGTCGGCGACCCCCTCGTGGAGAGGGGTTTCTGTCGCTCGACAGTTTTCGGGGCGCCGTCCGGTCGCGGGTTGCCGTGGAGTTACCGGTCCGGGCGCACTCGTTAAGAAGCGTCGCGATGTATTTCTGTCAGGTGACCGGAACCGCACCGTGACGCAGCGCCACGGAGAGCACGACCGGGGGCGCTCCGGGCCACCACCGCCCGGTAGCCCGGACGTCCGGGCACGGCCGTTGCGCGCTCGGCGTCGTCCCGACGGGCACGGGACGACGCTGAGCGCGCACTCGCGCCCCCGACCCCGGTCAGTGGCCCCGGAAGGCCTCGTCCAGCCACCACGAGGGCTCGTCGCGGGCGACCTTGGCGTCGACCAGCAGCGGCGCCGAACGCGGCCCGGCCAGCCACGCGGCCACCCCATCGAGGTCGGCCGGGCGCCGGACGGTGACCGCCGAGTAGCCGTGCCCGCGCGCGATCGCGGCGAAGTCGGTCTCCGGGAAGCGGACGACGTCCAGCGGGTGCCCGTCCGGGCCGAAGTGGTGCACCTCGGCGCCGTAGCCGGCGTCGTCGTAGACCACGACGACCATCGGCAGGCCCAGCCGGACGACGGTCTCCAGCTCGGCCGCGCCCATCAGCGCACCGCCGTCGCCAAGGGCGGCCACCGGCAGCCGGTCGGGCCTGGCCAGCGCGGCACCGATGGCGGTCGCCAGCCCGAGGCCGACGGACTGGAAGGCCTGGGTGAAGCAGAAACCGTGCTCGTCGGGGACGTCCAGGAACATGCTCGGGTAGCCCATGAAGTTGCCGGAGTCCACGGCCACGACCCGGTCGGCGGGCAGCAGGTCGTCGAGCGCGATCGTCAGGGTCCGCGGGTCGATGCGCTCGCCGTCGCCGGCGTCGGCGAACGGCTCGTCCCGCCAGCGCCCGCGGCGGGACAGCGCCTCGCGCACCTCTGGGGTCCGGTAGCCGGTCGCGCCGTCGTCCCCCAGCCCGGCGACGGCCGCCTCCGCGACGGCCCGGACGTCGCCGACCACGCCGAAGGCCACCTCGCGCTGGGCACCGACGGCGTCGGCGTCGAGGTCGACCTGCACCACGACGGCGTCGTCGGCGATCAGCCGGCCGTGCCGCATCGTCCACATGTTGAGCGCGCAGCCCCAGCCGACGACCAGGTCGGCGCCGGAGATCAGCTCCGCGGCCAGGGGTGTGGCGAACCCGCCGGAGACGTCCAGGTCCCACGGGCTGCCGCGGAAGAGGCCCTTGGCCACCGCCGAGGTGGCCAGCAGCGCGCCGCAGCGGCCGGCCAGCTCCTCCAGCGCCTCCCGGCACCCCGGCCCCCGGGCACCGCGGCCGGCCACGAACACCGGGCGGCGCGCCTGCCGCAGCGCATCGGCGAGCAGCTCCAGCTCCCGGCCGGCGGCAGGGGGCGCCGGGGGCGGGGCGGTGAGCGGGAGCGCGGCATGTCCCGCCCCGGCGCCCTGGACGTCCAGCGGCAGGTTGAGGACGACGACGCGTCGCTCGTCCCGGGCCCGCGCCACCGCCGCGGCGGCCTGCGTCGCCGCGTCGGCGGCCGACGTCACGCGCACGGAGAGCGCGCCGACCGCGGCGGCCAGCGCCGGCTGGTCGACGAAGAAGTTGGACCGCGGGGACGTCGCCTCCGCGGTCAGCACCACGAGCGGGGTCCGGCTCTTGGCGGCCTCGGTGATACCGGTGAGCGCGTTGGTCAGCCCGCACCCCTGGTGGACGCTGAGCACGGCGGGCCGGCCGCTGGTGCGGGCGTAGGCGTCGGCCATCGTGGCCGCCCCGCCCTCGTGCCGCGCGGCGACGTACCGCGCCCCGGCGGCGACCATCGCGGTGGTGGCGACGAAGTTGCCCGACCCCACCACGCCGAAGACGGTGTCGACCCCGGCGGTGACGAGCGCCTCCCCCACCGCGTGCGCGACCGTCCGCGCCCCGGGCGCAGGGGTCATCCGCGCTCGACCAGCGCCAGCACCCGCGACGGCGAGCCGGAGCCCGAGACGATCGGCAGCGGTGCGGCGATGATCAGGGCACCGGTGGGCGGCAGCCGGTGGAGGTTCTGCAGCTGGGTGAGGCCGTACTTGCCGCTGCCCATGAGCGCGGCGTGGCACGGGAACGGCGGGTCGAACGAGTGCGCCGCACCGGCGTCGGTGCCGACCGTCTCCACGCCGAGCCCGATGACCGGCGACTCCTCGGCCAGCCAGCGCGCGCAGGCCGGCGACAGACCCGGGGTGTGCGGGCCGGTGTCGTCGGCGTTGAGGAACGCCTGCTGGGAGTCCGACCGGGTGTCCCACCCGGTGCGGTAGAGCAGCCAGCCACCCGCGGGCAGCGGGCCGTGGGTGGCCTCCCACGCCCGGACGTGCTCGACCTCGAGCAGGAAGTCGGGGTCCTCGGCCGCCTGCGCGGAGAAGTCGAGGACCGCTGCCGGGGCGATCAGCTTCGCGGCCGGCACGGAGGCGACGTCGTCGCCGTCCTGGCCGGTGACCCAGTGGTTGGGCGCGTCGAAGTGCGTCCCGGTGTGCTCACCCGTGCGGAAGTTGTTCCAGTACCAGGCCGGGCCGCGGTCGTCGTACCGGCTGAGCTCCTCCAGCTCGAACCGCGCCGTCTGGGCGAACGGCTCGGGCAGCTGGATCACCGGGGTCTCCGCCGACAGCGGCGCGGTGAGGTCGACGACCTCGACCCGGTCGCCGGCCAGCGCCTCGGCGAGGCTGGAGAGGATCGACATCGCAGTCCCTTCGGGGCGGGCGGGAGGACAGCCAATCACAGCCCGTCCCCCGCCCCTGGGGACGGCTCAGCGCTCCTTGGGGATCATGATCCAGAGGATGATGTAGACCAGCTCCCCCACACCGAAGAGGCCGAACAGCACGAAGCCGAACCGCACCAGCCCCCGGGAGATGCCGAACCGGTTGGCCAGGGCGGCGCACACCCCGGCGATGACCTTCTGCGACCGTGGTCTGACCAGCGTCGATGTCATGCCGGAGCCCTACCCGGCACTCCGGGCGCGGACACCTCGGGCACCTCGATCAGGCCTGCCGCACCAGGCGCAGGACCGCCTCGGCCACGACGTCGGGCCGGTCGCCGGGCACGAAGTGGCTGGCGTCGTCGACCCAGGTGAGCCGGGCACCGGGGATGTCGTCGGCCAGCCGCTGCCCGTAGCCGGGCTTCATCTGGTGGTCCTTGCGACCCCACACGACCTCCGCCGGCAGCGACAGGCGCGGCAGGAACGGGGCCACCGTCCGGGTGTACACCGAGTCGAGCGACCGGAGGTGGCGGGCCAGCTGCGCCGGGCCGCCCGGGCGCTCCCAGGGGCCGACGAAGCGGTCGATGAACGGCGCGGCCCGCTCCTGGTGGGCGAACAGCGTGCGCAGCGCCGGCCGCAGCCCGGCCGCGACCACCGGCGGCGGCAGGTGCTCGAGCACCGGCCACGCGGCCTTCATGGCCCGCACCAGGGGCACCGGCCACCCGTCGTAGCAGACGCCGTTGACCAC is from Blastococcus sp. HT6-4 and encodes:
- the atzF gene encoding allophanate hydrolase yields the protein MTAVERVRAAYRAIADVGRPEVWIHLRPEADVVAEAAAVDARVAAGERLPLAGLAAAVKNNVDVAGLPTTAGCPSYAAGPAAEDAPVVSRLRAAGAVVLGTTNLDQFATGLVGTRSPYGAVRDARRPDRISGGSSSGSAVAVALGLVDVAVGTDTAGSGRVPAALQGLVGIKPTVGVVPTAGVVPACRSYDCVTVFARDVDTADAAMAQMAGGARPWPPATQLAARPRARVAVPRELPGLSPSWQAAFGAAVERLAATGAEIEAIGLAPFLAAARLLYDGGLVAERHAAVGAFVDAHADEVDPTVGAIIGAAGSVGATRLLHDRERLAELTAAALARLEGFDALLVPTTTEHPTLAEVAADPVGVNSRLGTYTNFCNLMDLCAVAVPSGTVRDDDGGGSCFGVSVIARAGGDALALDLARLVQLDPPAVARPGAAEVPPGPGLPWPLRAGAATTRLFVVGAHLRGQPLEHELDDRGARWLGPATTAPAYRLARLRTVPAKPGLARVGPADGVAVGGQLWLVGTAQLGDFLAALPAPMYLGRVELSDGSSAVGFGCSPEAWAAGTDISEHGDWPTAQRRHLVDA
- the uca gene encoding urea carboxylase; this translates as MSIDTLLVANRGEIAVRIIRSGRALGLRTVAVFSDADRGAPHVHLADDAVRIGPAAPQESYLRAEAVLDAAVRTGAGAVHPGYGFLSEDAGFAAAVEAAGLVFVGPTPEQLRIFGTKHTARAAAQAAGVPIFPGTGLLTDAPAALAAADEVGYPLMLKATGGGGGIGMQVCRDAGELLAAYDRVSRQAERSFGTTGVFAERYVENARHVEVQVFGDGTGRVVSLGDRDCSLQRRNQKVLEEAPAPGLPDELRERLQEASRALAASVDYRSAGTVEFVYDARRQEASFLEVNARLQVEHPVTEAVTGVDLVAWMLRLAQGDTGVLDGHLTAGRGTGAVPVRGHAVEARVYAEDPARDFQPSAGVLTAVTFPDGDGVRVDTWVESGTEISPAYDPLLAKVITSGADRDEALDRLATALERTSMHGIEVNLGLLAAVPGHGDVRAGTHSTATLAGVGDPRPRITVERPGLLTTVQDAPGRIGLWQVGVPPSGPMDDLSFRLGNRALGNPEGAPGLECTSGGPALRFTHPTTVCVTGAQCPVTVDGEPVPMWEPVHVPAGGLLDVGTAEGTGLRAYVLLAGGLDVPAYLGSAATFTLGQFGGHGGRALRPGDVLRTVAGVAPAQVPAAVPAEVRPAIPHDWQLAVTEGPHAAPEFFTREDVDTLYASAYTVHFNSARTGVRLEGPQPTWARPDGGEAGLHPSNIHDNAYSVGALDFTGDTPILLGPDGPSLGGFVCPVTVVAADRWKLGQLRPGDTVRFVPVRAAEAPSRADLSAARRAASPAVHGSGGDGDDGVLARHPALDGAPSVTYRRSGDDNVLVEYGEIVLDLALRARVHALHTRLAELRLPGVVDLTPGIRSLQVHVDPDVLPVPRLLGLLAEIERELPATSELVVPSRSVRLPLSWDDPATREAISRYMSGVRDDAPWCPSNIDFIRRINGLERAEDVMDTVFAAEYLTLGLGDVYLGAPVATPLDPRHRLVTTKYNPARTWTAENSVGIGGAYLCIYGMEGPGGYQFVGRTSQVWSRYRRTAPFEPGSPWLLRFFDRISWYPVSPEELLDLRADLAAGRGSVEITEGSFSLAEHERFLADNAGSIEAFRARQAAAFDAERTAWTEAGEFDRARRAESAAVAAPAAELVLPDGAERVDAPFVANVWRIDVAVGDRVSAGQPLLALEAMKMESVVTAPAEGVVTHVLVGTGTQVTAGTPLVVVAAEAPEPAVAGAAS
- a CDS encoding urea amidolyase associated protein UAAP2, with translation MTIRELDRTDAPDAAAAALVPGAVLLDEHVPARASWSAVVAAGDVLTIVDLAGNQAVDCLLYAAGDTAVRYSAPETIRRQGRIFLTTGSVLRADTGQALMTVVADEVGVHDTLGGACSKESNTLRYGQHTRAQHGCMENFLLEGARHGLTARDLASNINWFMNVPVDADGALGIVDGLSGPGKRVALRADVDTLVLVSNCPQINNPCNAFDPTPVRMVVTRPAGRDAA
- a CDS encoding urea amidolyase associated protein UAAP1 yields the protein MTSTIRATAARVPEDSGTATTAGARAHARAQHGQVAAHMRYVPPSTAPELPGVQPDDIRAAAVTWAETVAPGGYTTAVLARGTRLRLTDRDGDACAHLLLHRADSPHERLNVADTVKVPWQAYPTTGHPLLSGFGRVLATVVADSSRMHDALTGTSTRAGNQARYGAAEPESASPAGRELFTLAALKHGIGVRDLPPSISFFQGVRVGADGGFGWLGSAGAGASVDLLLHADTIVLLANTAHPLDPRPEFTCSPLEVRAWGAAPELDRLAAGELVGPLGPEHLQAIANTDADLRARGVL
- a CDS encoding thiamine pyrophosphate-binding protein; protein product: MTPAPGARTVAHAVGEALVTAGVDTVFGVVGSGNFVATTAMVAAGARYVAARHEGGAATMADAYARTSGRPAVLSVHQGCGLTNALTGITEAAKSRTPLVVLTAEATSPRSNFFVDQPALAAAVGALSVRVTSAADAATQAAAAVARARDERRVVVLNLPLDVQGAGAGHAALPLTAPPPAPPAAGRELELLADALRQARRPVFVAGRGARGPGCREALEELAGRCGALLATSAVAKGLFRGSPWDLDVSGGFATPLAAELISGADLVVGWGCALNMWTMRHGRLIADDAVVVQVDLDADAVGAQREVAFGVVGDVRAVAEAAVAGLGDDGATGYRTPEVREALSRRGRWRDEPFADAGDGERIDPRTLTIALDDLLPADRVVAVDSGNFMGYPSMFLDVPDEHGFCFTQAFQSVGLGLATAIGAALARPDRLPVAALGDGGALMGAAELETVVRLGLPMVVVVYDDAGYGAEVHHFGPDGHPLDVVRFPETDFAAIARGHGYSAVTVRRPADLDGVAAWLAGPRSAPLLVDAKVARDEPSWWLDEAFRGH
- a CDS encoding cyclase family protein, coding for MSILSSLAEALAGDRVEVVDLTAPLSAETPVIQLPEPFAQTARFELEELSRYDDRGPAWYWNNFRTGEHTGTHFDAPNHWVTGQDGDDVASVPAAKLIAPAAVLDFSAQAAEDPDFLLEVEHVRAWEATHGPLPAGGWLLYRTGWDTRSDSQQAFLNADDTGPHTPGLSPACARWLAEESPVIGLGVETVGTDAGAAHSFDPPFPCHAALMGSGKYGLTQLQNLHRLPPTGALIIAAPLPIVSGSGSPSRVLALVERG
- a CDS encoding PspC domain-containing protein, whose amino-acid sequence is MTSTLVRPRSQKVIAGVCAALANRFGISRGLVRFGFVLFGLFGVGELVYIILWIMIPKER
- a CDS encoding alpha/beta hydrolase gives rise to the protein MDVSIGATRRIELGDRRLNIWEAGADGPAVLLVHGIPTNHLLWHDVVPEVAGAARVVAVDMLGYGDSDPSGDRPVDLAAQAALLLQLLDTLGIERAVVVGHDLGGGVAQILATTSTDRVAGLGVVNGVCYDGWPVPLVRAMKAAWPVLEHLPPPVVAAGLRPALRTLFAHQERAAPFIDRFVGPWERPGGPAQLARHLRSLDSVYTRTVAPFLPRLSLPAEVVWGRKDHQMKPGYGQRLADDIPGARLTWVDDASHFVPGDRPDVVAEAVLRLVRQA